The nucleotide sequence CTGAGACACAGCAGGGATTTCCAAGAGCGTCAGCAACCGTCGCCGTGACGTAGGTTTGAATCTCAGCAAGGCGATGCTTGAAGAGCTTCGACAAAAACTGCACCCGTTAGGATGAGGATCTATGTTTTGtacaaacaactaaaaaaagaagtaaagaaACACCTAATTTTAGTTCAAACTAAAACGTAAAGCTTGTCAGGAACACGGCTCAGACCAAGAATGTTATAATGACTCCACTCTCAAAAGTCTCATCCTGGTTTATGCGGCTGAGATCTTATGATCCTTCACGCTGATATTGGACCGTTATGTTCAAAGACATCTGGGGTGCAGGGGTGAAAATAATGTTTCTCTGTTGCCAACAACAGAATTGGAAAAGCAGAATGTGTAAAATCTGATGGAGTAATTATCAGATCCCAAAATATGtagagaaaaccaaaaaaaaagcaaaattcaGTTCAATGTCAGTAACTTACTTACttaaacagcaacatttttctttgcttttctgtATTTACCTTTATATGGAACAGCCTTTTTCCATACATGTTTCCCACGGGATGATCATTGGTGACTGATGATTGTTCAGTCATCATTTTCTCAGTCAATAACACCCAATGCAACCGTGACCACAGATTAGGAGGGTTTTTTCTCATCTGCCAAACAACAAACCAAATGTTTAACTAAAATGGACAGAatagtcttgatttaaaaactgaaaagggcCCTACAGTTTTACCgttttaaaagaaagccattCAGATCTTCCAACAGTTTTGAGGCTcagtttgttttccattttcttggtgtaaaaaaatagttttagtcTTTTCTCAGCAACAAGGATGAACTTGGTCACTCATTTTGAAATAAGCTTGCAGCATTTAGTCAAGTCTAATGAATGGGTGTGCCCAAATCTGCTATTGAGTAAATAGCATGTTATGTTTGTGGTTCTATTACTATGAAATCAAGAGGAAAGCAAAAAATGTAGTcaacaaaatgtacaaatactttgtgttttcCATTCCATTTTAAGAAGACCTTGGTTTtcctggatcttttttttttgaaaggtctcatttcagtcaaaatctTGTGTTGGTGGAAATCTCAACCTTggagaagcaaaaataaataagcactGTCCAATAGGGTAGCCTGCGACTGCACTGTCAGTCCCAGGCTACACAAAATCATCTTAAGGACTGAAAAATGGCCCTTTGGACATTGCTGATATACTGTTAATGAACCATTATGATCTTTTTGAGATTGGAGTTGTTTTAAGGTTGTAGAAATGTGTTTCGATCTTGGCCCTGCTCAGACTGGCTGTTAGATTCAGCCTCTGGGACCAACTAATATGGATTTATACTAAATGAAGACGCTAAAACTGTTATTCACTGCAAGTGAGCTATAAACTACTTGTAACTTTTTAACGGTCCCTCACTTTACAAACCCTGAACTCCCCCTTTGAAGGAAAGgaatgtattaaaaataaatagactGAAGTTATTCCTTGCAGTATATCAAGGAAACCCATGAAAAACACTTTTGTTACGGTTGACAAAGAAAGTTAAAGTTACATTCAAAATAACATGTTTaatataattcaaaataaagatATCAAGCGAGTTCTATCTAGCttcagcaaaaacattttaaaatccaaaattattATCATGAAATGTGACCTTTACCAAATCTACAAACAGCTGAATAATAACCTTTGTAGTGTTTGCAAAAGACGAGGAACTCCTCGAACTCAGCAGACCCTCATAGAGGGTCTGCTGAGTTCGAGTTCTCGTTCGAGTTCTATTAATCATGTTGCTTATGTACCCATAAGCAACATGATTAATAGAAAATCTCATTTACCTAAagatttatttgtgaaaattaaatttaaaatattctaaatAATAAACCTACACAATCATCTTCAATATTTGAATGTTACGAAAAAGTATATTTATATCAACGACCCCATTACACAGAGTCTGGTGTTCAaatctttgtttctgttaacGATGTAATCCGCTTATAGCTTATTAGCATATCACATCAGACCaaaggttgttgttttcaaaaggcgcttttttttatcaagttatttaaaaaaaaaaagtatgaattAAACGACTAGTTTCTAGATGCTTTGATCAGGACATTCTGTCTGCTTCAGGTCGGGGTAAATGAGGACTGCGTCCAGCGGGTGATGTCCCAGCTGAGCGGCGCCGTCACTCACCTCCACTCCCTGGGCTTCGTCCACCGCGACATCAAGCCCGAGAACATCTTCCTGTGTGACAGCTCCTGTCGATGGGTCAAACTGGGCGACTTCGGCCTCACCCGGGCTGTCGGCACCACGGTCCGAGGCGTGTGGTACGAATCTCCCTTCTGCACCCCTGAGGTGGAGCCTGCCAAGAAGGCCGAGAAAGAGATGGAGAGGAGGCTGAAGGAGGGGATCGAGGACGAGGAGGGCATGGAGGAGATTGAGGACATCTGGATAAGCGTGCAGCCCAGTATTGACAGCTGGGCCCTCGGTGTGCTCATCTACTGCCTGCTGACCGGCTGCTTCCCCTGGGAGGAGAGCACGCACGATGCGCCCGGCTACCGTAAATTCAAGCAGTGGTTTGACCGTGAGGCAGAAAAGGAGGACAAAACGGGACATGTTGAGGAGGAGGTTGACAGTTACCGAATCATGGAGCAAAAGCAAAGGAGCAACCCTCCTCCCTCACAGTTCGAGGGCCTCAGCCCGCTAGTGATGACTCTTTTGAAGGAGCTCCTTCACCCTGATCCCAAACACAGAGCGAGCCCGGAGGAGATCCTGAGCTACCTGGGAGGGCCGTGGCTCATGGAGACAGCaagagaggagcagaggagggaagaggaggcTGCTAAGGAGGCCAAGAAAGTAAGAAAAAGAGGAGGAGTGGAGGAGGAGCTGCTCAGagaaggaagaggagagagatgAGCTTCAGATTCTGTTTTGTAGATAGTTCAAAGGAATAAGGTGCTGCTTTTTACATACATGTCTGTAAATATCCTTCACTGAGGTttcacttttaatgttttatgtatATATCGGAGTGTTTTTGATTGTCCTGATGAATTAATTACATAAGAAGAATGTAAGATCTGAACAGGTCCTTTGTCTTGCTTACAAACGCCTCTGGTGaaactgttttaataaaataatcctACGTGAATCTCTGTAATCTTTCATGCACTCAATCTTCATCATAAACAGCAACGTCTTTGAATTCTCAAGCTTTGCACAGGGTTAATATTCAGAGAAGAAGCCAAGAGGGACATAGTagctctgcaggagctgcagagatctacagctcaggtgggataatctATGAAGAGAACAAATATCAGTCGAGCACTTTATCAGTTATGGAAAACAGGCGCAAAATGAGGCATTGATGAAAGAAAGCCATACGAAATCCTATTCAAAGCTTGAGACAAGCCATGCAGGGAACACTGCATCTcatgtggtcagatgagatccAAGTGCAAAACAAACTGTGTGACACAATTGACCACACATCAACCAAAGCAACTCACCAATCCACTATTACACACAGCGGTTACTGCgccatgctgtggagatgcctTTCTTCACCGAAGCTCTTCAAAGTGGTAGAGGGGTGGAGGGTGatgtttaaaggagcatagcccaagtttcaggattttgccagccgtctgccccctctggtgtcaagttgacaccagtgttgtgcatgggagaagaggaaaagcatctgatgctgtgactgcacaggtcttttgtctAGAAGGGTAATGTCTTCTGAgctaagaaagttataaatattgaagttagcccgtgttctctcgctaatacGTCGATTACGGCGGAGACTCAAtgaagtagccaggtgaacgagagcaaGCAGCTCGTCACACCCACACGCACACCCAGAGGATTTGGCCCAAATCGGCCTATGGAGGCAACCTCTGTAAATAGAGGAAAATGTTACATGCTGGgtaattgtaagggcatgtatgggaaagaaaataaataatatttgcagtaacttcaaaacttgcaccaTGCACCTTTAATGAAAATTCTCATCACACTTTTCAAAGCAAAGGTTTTGGGAAACCATGTATGATTTTACTTCCACCCCACAAAAACTCGTTACCGTGTCAGCCCGTCACATGGAATCCCAACGCAATACAGTATATGGTTTTAGCGTGACAAATCGTGAAAAAGTTTGATGGTCTAAATAAGTCGCAAGACACATTAGGAGTATATTTTGGGAGGAAGGAGGCAAAACAAATGAGAAACCTTGCAAGAACATGCAAGATCTGCACAGAAAAGTCTTTATTGGGTTTTGAACCGAGGACCCTCTTGCATTTCTATCAACCATATCATCATACAGCCTGCGGCCCACAGGTACATTGAATCCATCGAATACTTGCAGATATGGATGAAACATGAACTTTCTACCAACCACAGAGGAGCTCATCAGTGGACATTGATGCAATCTTGGACACGATGAAGCAACAGGTGTGGCTCAACAGCGAAGGCACATCTAAAATTGGAGCGAACAATACAACATGATAGTATTACCAACGTGGTCTTTGTCCAAATCTGCATTCTGCAGACGTGATTTATACTTCCTATAAAAAAGAACCAATATATTTAAACTCCTTACAGAGCTTAAAATTCATTGTTTTCAAGCTCCtgtttttgagatttttatatatattaaaaggGTTTGATAATTGCACACAAGCTGGTTGACACCTTTTGACACAGAAAAGAAATGACCTACACTGGTGCAAACCCCTCATTAGTCACGCTTCAATATTAGCAGCCAGTGCATGGTTTCGCCACTAAATACAATAAAAGCTTAACTCGGCTTTGGAAGGTCCAGAATTAAATTTAGCCTCAACTTCCACTGTGCAATGTgcacaatatcaccatttcaGTTTGGAGTGGATCCCTGTTAGTAGCAACTGTTAATGTGCCGTGTGTGTGCCAGTAGCGCCTCTGCAAGCCGCTGCCAAGGCCCACTCCAGATCCATTTATAAATAGATCTCGGGCCCATCTTTTCACACGGGGTGCACATCATCACTTCTCTCTGACTATCTGCACACCGCAGGCCTCCGAATGCAGGAGGCAGGCCTTCTTGGTGCCTGCAGAAACAGAATCTGGTAGATTACTCCAGGCACATGTTTAGTCCCTCAGCCtctctttcatttttaataccCTGTTTTTGTACAGATCAttaaatttttattgttttattgatcTTGAAATAAAAACCCTATTGGACcgtgtctcccaccccatgcatgaagCTGCTACAGTGCTGGGGGAGCTCCTGCAccgacagactgctgcatcctaaatACACGAAGGAGCGTTGTCGCAGATCTTTCCTCTCAGCAGCTGTTAGACCTtttaaccatcactgctcccgACAAACTCAACAAGTGCTCACATCTCTACTGTTTTTGCACAGTCCTTTCCGTGCTTGCAAATAGTCTGGTGGTGTTTGTTATgcgcatacatacatacaggaTTGTGCATTTCTAAAAATCTCCATACTTAGTTGTACACTTCTTTGATTTCCTGAGTATGCTAGTTTTAATAACtgtatagtattttttttattgtttgcagcatatttgctctttgctgctggtTCATCTGATTGTCCCTTCTGTGGGACAACAAAGG is from Fundulus heteroclitus isolate FHET01 chromosome 3, MU-UCD_Fhet_4.1, whole genome shotgun sequence and encodes:
- the sbk3 gene encoding uncharacterized serine/threonine-protein kinase SBK3; protein product: MTAEAAKELDELCFLSAQSLPSLKVSKHFQVLKLLGEGSYGKVMLALHRKRGTPMALKFFPRKSTALTSFLREYNLSLLYCTHPSLTRALGIFFSTPSYYVFAQQACLYGDLYSVVVSEVGVNEDCVQRVMSQLSGAVTHLHSLGFVHRDIKPENIFLCDSSCRWVKLGDFGLTRAVGTTVRGVWYESPFCTPEVEPAKKAEKEMERRLKEGIEDEEGMEEIEDIWISVQPSIDSWALGVLIYCLLTGCFPWEESTHDAPGYRKFKQWFDREAEKEDKTGHVEEEVDSYRIMEQKQRSNPPPSQFEGLSPLVMTLLKELLHPDPKHRASPEEILSYLGGPWLMETAREEQRREEEAAKEAKKVRKRGGVEEELLREGRGER